From Anolis carolinensis isolate JA03-04 unplaced genomic scaffold, rAnoCar3.1.pri scaffold_8, whole genome shotgun sequence, a single genomic window includes:
- the pafah1b2 gene encoding platelet-activating factor acetylhydrolase IB subunit alpha2: MSQGDSNPAAVAHAAEDVQGDDRWMSQHNRFVLDCKDKEPDVLFVGDSMVQLLQQYEIWRELFSPLHALNFGIGGDTTGHVLWRLKNGELENIKPKVIVIWVGTNNHFNTAEEVAGGIEAIAKFISSQQPQAKIIVLGLLPRGEKPNPLRLKNALVNQLLKASLPKLSNVQLLDVDVGFVHSDGTISCHDMFDFLHLTGAGYAKICKPLHELIMQLLEETPEEKQATLA, from the exons ATGAGCCAAGGAGACTCCAACCCGGCGGCTGTCGCTCACGCAGCCGAAGACGTCCAGGGCGATGACCGGTGGATGTCACAG CACAACCGATTTGTCTTGGACTGCAAAGACAAGGAGCCGGACGTGCTGTTTGTGGGGGACTCCATGGTGCAGTTGCTACAGCAATATGAG ATCTGGCGCGAACTCTTTTCCCCTTTACACGCGTTGAATTTTGGCATTGGCGGGGATACAACGGGGCATGTGTTGTGGAGGCTGAAGAATGGCGAACTGGAGAACATTAAGCCTAAG GTCATTGTCATCTGGGTGGGGACGAATAACCACTTCAACACAGCAGAAGAGGTCGCCGGTGGGATCGAGGCCATTGCCAAGTTCATCAGTTCGCAGCAGCCCCAGGCCAAGATCATCGTCCTG gGCCTTTTGCCCCGCGGCGAGAAGCCCAACCCCCTGCGGCTGAAGAACGCGCTGGTGAACCAGCTGCTGAAGGCCTCTCTGCCCAAGCTGTCCAACGTGCAGCTGCTGGACGTGGACGTGGGCTTTGTGCACTCGGACGGCACCATCTCCTGCCACGACATGTTCGACTTCCTGCACCTGACGGGGGCCGGCTACGCCAAGATCTGCAAGCCCCTCCACGAACTGATCATGCAGCTGCTGGAGGAGACCCCCGAAGAGAAGCAGGCCACCCTGGCCTGA